In one Polaribacter sp. ALD11 genomic region, the following are encoded:
- a CDS encoding DUF3127 domain-containing protein → MEVIGKVKLIGEVQSFGANGFRKRELVVTTDDQYPQMIMIEFVQDKCDLLNNYAVGQDVKVSINLRGREWINPQGEAKYFNSVQGWRVENVSQTGAQNENLPPVDQFQPASNVSNEEPDDLPF, encoded by the coding sequence ATGGAAGTTATTGGTAAAGTAAAGTTAATTGGAGAGGTACAAAGTTTTGGGGCTAACGGTTTTAGAAAAAGAGAATTAGTTGTTACAACAGATGACCAATATCCACAAATGATTATGATAGAGTTTGTGCAAGATAAATGTGATTTGTTAAACAATTATGCTGTTGGACAAGATGTAAAAGTATCTATCAACTTAAGAGGTAGAGAATGGATTAACCCACAAGGAGAAGCAAAATACTTTAACTCTGTACAAGGTTGGAGAGTTGAAAATGTATCTCAAACAGGGGCTCAAAACGAGAACTTGCCTCCAGTAGATCAATTTCAACCAGCATCTAATGTTTCAAATGAAGAACCAGACGATTTACCTTTCTAG
- a CDS encoding DUF1456 family protein produces MGLTNNDILKKLRVAHKLRDTDIVEICALVDFKVSKGELGALFRNEEHEKYVECGDQILRNFLNGLVIHLRGPMPKKGEKK; encoded by the coding sequence ATGGGATTAACAAATAACGATATTTTAAAAAAATTACGTGTTGCACACAAATTACGTGACACAGACATTGTAGAAATCTGCGCTTTAGTAGATTTTAAAGTTTCAAAAGGTGAATTAGGTGCTTTATTCAGAAATGAAGAGCATGAAAAATATGTAGAATGTGGAGATCAAATTTTACGTAATTTCTTAAACGGATTGGTCATTCATTTACGTGGACCAATGCCTAAAAAAGGGGAAAAGAAATAA
- a CDS encoding YqaA family protein, which yields MEDKRKRRKKKTAFIGKRLHNYYGRTGFYLFVWESVKKAFIPIVLVILGLFLFNKYVYDINEGLETVTETFSRTGILITFFLSETLLGLVPPEIFIAWSGKTESPVLNLSLLATLSYVGGLLSYFIGKMTLKIESVKNYLEVKMAANLRNTKKWGGFLILVGALLPLPFSIACLAAGMIKYPFRNVVFFGLFRFLRFAIYAWAIFKVVT from the coding sequence TTGGAAGATAAACGCAAAAGAAGAAAAAAAAAGACTGCATTTATAGGCAAGAGGCTCCATAATTATTATGGTAGAACTGGCTTTTACTTGTTTGTCTGGGAAAGTGTAAAAAAAGCTTTCATACCCATCGTTTTAGTTATTTTGGGCTTATTTCTTTTCAACAAATATGTCTATGATATTAATGAAGGGTTAGAAACGGTTACAGAAACTTTTTCTAGAACTGGTATTTTAATTACTTTTTTCCTCTCTGAAACCTTATTAGGTTTGGTTCCTCCAGAAATTTTTATTGCATGGTCTGGTAAGACAGAAAGTCCGGTTTTAAACCTATCTCTTTTAGCTACGTTGTCTTACGTAGGTGGTTTACTTTCTTATTTTATAGGAAAAATGACTTTGAAAATTGAATCTGTAAAAAATTATTTAGAAGTTAAAATGGCTGCTAATTTAAGAAACACTAAAAAATGGGGTGGTTTTTTAATTTTAGTTGGTGCATTGTTACCTTTGCCTTTTTCTATTGCTTGTTTAGCAGCGGGTATGATAAAATATCCTTTTAGAAACGTAGTATTCTTTGGTTTATTTCGTTTTTTACGATTTGCAATTTATGCTTGGGCAATTTTTAAAGTAGTTACATAA
- the aat gene encoding leucyl/phenylalanyl-tRNA--protein transferase: MIWLTHKIEFPAYQFTSKEGIIALGGDLSEERLIHAYKNGIFPWFSEDDPIVWYCPFERMVLFPDEIKISKSMRRIINKKEFTITENTAFEEVIYNCKSIDRNDGFGTWITDDMEAAYINLHKKGVAKSIEIWLDNELVGGLYGLEINNIFCGESMFSKVSNASKLAFIHLASKKKYQLIDCQVHNEHLASLGAREIERDLFLKTLKG, from the coding sequence ATGATTTGGCTTACCCATAAAATAGAATTTCCTGCGTATCAATTCACTTCTAAAGAAGGTATTATTGCCTTGGGTGGAGATTTATCTGAAGAAAGATTAATTCATGCTTACAAAAACGGAATTTTCCCATGGTTTTCTGAAGATGATCCTATTGTTTGGTATTGTCCGTTTGAAAGAATGGTTTTGTTTCCAGATGAAATAAAAATATCTAAATCGATGCGAAGAATCATCAATAAAAAAGAATTTACAATTACAGAAAATACCGCGTTTGAAGAAGTAATTTATAATTGTAAAAGTATTGATAGAAATGATGGTTTTGGAACCTGGATTACAGATGATATGGAAGCTGCATACATTAATTTACACAAAAAAGGAGTTGCAAAATCTATAGAAATTTGGTTAGATAATGAACTTGTTGGTGGTTTATATGGTTTAGAAATAAATAATATTTTCTGTGGAGAAAGTATGTTTAGCAAAGTATCTAATGCATCTAAATTAGCATTTATACATTTGGCTAGCAAAAAAAAGTATCAATTAATAGATTGCCAAGTTCATAATGAACACTTGGCAAGTTTGGGGGCCAGAGAAATTGAAAGAGATTTATTTTTAAAAACCTTAAAAGGTTGA
- a CDS encoding translocation/assembly module TamB domain-containing protein: MSAKKVIKKKYRFLRRTLRVLFGIFTFLLLLVLFIRSPWGQSIIVDKAVQYVSDKTNTKVAVEKLFITFGGALQLEGLYLEDKKGDTLVYSKSLEANVPLWGMITGNSVGLDNLKWEGLRANIIRKDTVAGYNFQFLIDAFSSGKSTSVAKDTIVKPVDIVLGKLNLKEIDVTFKDAVLGIDSKFEIGTLAAEMESLDLEKMIFNANAISLSNAKIKFIQSKVTIKLPVADTVLPTFSAEAIKITETKIFYKSETENILADVNISEFYTEIPLLDLANKSFKLNTIQLKNSNILVEMKTTKKPTKTIVKNNTQATFTWPDLALEVEELTLENNNINYFIDGAKSQKNSFNANAISLDNLNLKASNVFLKDQNASLAIETFNFKEKSGINLKELAFNAHITDKRLEVSDLNIAINKNKISGFAKANYQSLSQLVSSPESTRIQLNMPSFNLWLDEIFRFQPSLKKNEYLKKLSTKEFTGTLNVNGSLSDIEILKTNVNWGQATAISLNGNIKNVTNPDILQLDFPRFSAKTKRSDLLKIVAEKELNIKLPEEILISGTVKGNLKNIITAAKINTTQGLATVKGTFKNSDKLSYDLVVNIEKYKVGELLMNPNLGELSLRLNSEGSGENINNLEATLETTISKFQLQNYKITGLNIKGNLKNGQGNVTSKYKDENLNVGLNAFIKLDSIATEAKLNLNVIGADLQALGIVKRNVKTGMEVSLDFKGNPKSYHISTNVKNGVVVYDNRTYLVGAVNAKAFVDKDTTAVSIKNKMLDFNLESNTDPQTFSKAIQRHIFSYFYRDEVLSDTITNPINLHLTAKIAQTSLIKDVFLVNVKDIDTINIAVDFKEKERVLKANITAPYINYSDNKLDSLAFSMHTDKENFNFNLGFRNITAGPIDVPKTIITGNQTNNELSLNFLGFHKGEKLMNVNTKITGNREKLKFSVNKDSLILNRRKWTIPEDNEIILSDNNLAFKNFKITKDKQSIEITDQLKNVAKSHIALVYSNFKINEVFNYLNPENEIANGILNGDFILEEPFTNTGIIADVSVTNFEFLKTNFGKLTIDAKSLGNNRYDFNAKLREGDVNLDLKGDYFVDNKDANLNLDLVINEFKMKALSTLSLGEIKETNGSFSGDFKVMGTTSEPKYKGALKFKDATFNVTKLNTKFTLKNEILNVDNTGFSMNNFTVLDAKNNALVLSGKIKTKSFINPKFDLKLKANNFRILNATKEDNETLYGKVTFNANATLTGDLQIPKLDASFTLGKDTDVTYVMPSAYANVEERDGVVVFVNRENPNAILTQTEEQTAIISGFDISSQLKVSKEAIVNIVINEDTGDNFKVSGDGDFVFTMIPNGRVSLTGSYEISGGHYELTLYNLVNRKFLLAPGGRISWSGDPFDAKLDVSAIYKLETSASPLMAAQISGEDASVKNKYKQVLPFQVYLNIDGELLQPKISFDLDMPEEEQGAIGGQVYGRVQQVKQQEEELNKQVFSLLVLNRFYPDAGSDGSFGGFASIARNNLNDAVSGQLNAFSDKILGNSGVKLDFGLNSFTDYQGDAPTDRTQLDIAAQKQLFNERLTVRVGSEVDIQGSNTTGEQTPLIGNVSLEYKITEDGRYRLKGFRKSEFENVIDGQTIVSGIGLIFTQEFNEFHELWNALLRSRKEKEKEEVKSENKKQTKAASEKLKKKTN; the protein is encoded by the coding sequence ATGTCTGCTAAAAAAGTTATAAAGAAAAAATATCGTTTTTTAAGAAGAACCTTACGCGTACTTTTCGGGATTTTTACGTTCTTATTACTGCTTGTTTTATTTATAAGAAGCCCTTGGGGACAAAGCATTATTGTTGATAAAGCAGTTCAGTATGTTTCTGATAAAACCAATACTAAAGTCGCCGTAGAAAAACTATTTATAACTTTTGGTGGAGCGCTGCAATTAGAAGGTCTTTATTTAGAAGATAAAAAAGGAGATACTTTAGTGTATTCTAAATCTTTGGAAGCAAACGTGCCTCTTTGGGGAATGATTACAGGAAATTCTGTTGGATTAGATAATTTAAAATGGGAGGGATTGCGTGCAAATATCATAAGAAAAGATACGGTTGCTGGTTATAATTTTCAGTTTCTAATTGATGCGTTTTCTTCAGGAAAATCAACTTCGGTAGCTAAAGATACTATTGTAAAACCAGTAGATATTGTTTTAGGAAAATTGAATTTAAAAGAGATTGATGTTACTTTTAAAGACGCTGTTTTAGGGATTGATAGTAAGTTTGAAATAGGTACTCTTGCTGCAGAAATGGAATCTTTAGATCTCGAAAAAATGATTTTTAACGCGAATGCTATTTCGCTTTCTAATGCTAAAATTAAATTCATACAAAGTAAGGTTACTATAAAATTGCCTGTTGCAGACACCGTTTTACCAACATTTTCTGCTGAAGCCATTAAGATAACAGAAACAAAAATATTTTACAAGTCTGAAACAGAAAATATATTAGCAGATGTAAATATCAGCGAGTTTTATACTGAAATTCCGTTGTTAGATTTAGCCAATAAATCATTCAAGTTAAATACCATTCAACTTAAAAACTCCAATATTTTGGTTGAGATGAAAACAACTAAGAAACCCACAAAAACGATTGTAAAAAATAATACTCAAGCTACTTTTACTTGGCCCGATCTCGCTTTAGAGGTAGAGGAGCTAACGTTAGAGAATAACAATATCAACTATTTTATAGATGGTGCAAAATCACAGAAAAATAGCTTTAATGCCAACGCTATTTCTTTAGATAATCTAAATTTAAAGGCTTCAAATGTTTTTCTAAAAGACCAAAACGCAAGTTTAGCAATAGAAACATTCAATTTTAAAGAAAAATCTGGAATTAACTTAAAAGAACTCGCCTTTAATGCACATATTACAGATAAAAGATTAGAAGTCTCAGACTTAAATATTGCAATCAATAAAAATAAAATCAGCGGTTTTGCAAAGGCTAATTATCAATCGCTTTCTCAATTAGTCTCATCACCAGAGAGCACTAGAATTCAATTGAATATGCCTTCTTTTAATCTTTGGTTAGACGAAATTTTTAGATTTCAACCAAGTTTAAAAAAGAATGAATACTTAAAGAAGTTGAGCACAAAAGAATTTACAGGAACCTTAAATGTAAACGGTTCTTTATCGGATATTGAAATTTTAAAAACAAACGTAAATTGGGGGCAAGCAACAGCGATTTCTTTAAACGGAAATATTAAAAATGTAACAAACCCTGATATATTACAACTAGATTTTCCAAGATTTAGCGCGAAAACGAAACGTTCAGATCTTTTAAAAATAGTAGCTGAAAAGGAGTTAAATATTAAGTTGCCAGAAGAAATTTTAATTTCAGGAACTGTAAAAGGGAACTTAAAAAATATAATTACAGCTGCAAAAATAAATACAACCCAAGGTTTGGCAACTGTAAAAGGAACTTTTAAAAATAGTGATAAATTAAGTTATGATCTTGTTGTAAATATTGAAAAATATAAAGTTGGTGAATTGTTGATGAATCCTAATTTAGGAGAATTAAGCCTTCGTTTAAATTCTGAGGGAAGTGGTGAAAATATCAATAATTTAGAAGCTACTTTAGAAACAACTATTTCTAAGTTTCAATTACAAAATTACAAAATTACAGGTTTAAATATTAAGGGTAATTTAAAAAACGGACAGGGAAATGTTACTTCAAAATATAAAGATGAAAATCTAAATGTAGGTTTAAATGCATTTATAAAATTAGATTCTATTGCTACAGAAGCAAAGCTAAATTTGAATGTAATTGGCGCAGACTTACAGGCTTTAGGAATTGTAAAGCGCAATGTAAAAACAGGAATGGAAGTCTCTTTAGATTTTAAAGGAAACCCTAAAAGTTATCATATTTCTACAAACGTGAAAAACGGAGTTGTAGTTTATGACAATAGAACCTATTTAGTGGGTGCTGTAAATGCAAAAGCCTTTGTAGATAAGGATACTACGGCTGTTTCGATAAAGAACAAAATGTTAGATTTTAATTTAGAATCGAACACAGATCCGCAAACATTTAGTAAGGCAATTCAACGTCATATTTTTAGTTATTTTTACAGAGATGAAGTACTTTCAGATACCATTACGAATCCTATAAATTTACACTTGACTGCCAAAATAGCTCAAACTTCTTTAATAAAAGATGTTTTCTTGGTGAATGTAAAAGATATTGATACAATTAATATTGCTGTAGATTTTAAAGAAAAAGAAAGGGTTTTAAAAGCGAATATTACTGCTCCGTATATTAACTACAGTGACAATAAATTAGATAGTTTGGCTTTTTCTATGCATACAGATAAAGAAAACTTCAATTTTAATTTAGGTTTCAGGAATATAACTGCTGGACCTATAGACGTGCCAAAAACCATTATTACTGGGAATCAAACAAACAACGAATTGTCACTTAATTTCTTAGGGTTTCATAAAGGTGAAAAACTAATGAATGTAAATACTAAAATTACAGGAAATAGAGAAAAACTAAAGTTTTCTGTAAATAAAGATAGTTTGATTTTAAACAGGCGTAAATGGACAATTCCAGAGGATAATGAAATCATTTTGTCAGATAATAACCTAGCTTTTAAAAACTTTAAAATCACCAAAGACAAGCAATCTATAGAAATTACAGACCAATTAAAAAACGTAGCAAAGAGCCATATTGCTTTGGTATACAGTAATTTTAAAATAAATGAGGTTTTTAATTATTTAAATCCAGAAAATGAAATCGCAAACGGAATTTTAAATGGAGATTTTATTTTAGAAGAACCTTTTACAAATACGGGTATTATTGCAGATGTGAGTGTAACCAACTTTGAGTTTTTAAAAACTAATTTTGGAAAACTAACCATAGATGCAAAATCTTTAGGGAATAATAGATATGATTTTAATGCGAAATTAAGAGAAGGAGACGTTAATTTAGATTTAAAAGGAGATTATTTTGTAGACAATAAGGATGCCAATTTGAATTTAGACTTAGTTATTAACGAATTTAAAATGAAAGCCTTAAGCACACTTTCTTTGGGAGAGATAAAAGAAACTAATGGTAGTTTTTCTGGCGATTTTAAAGTGATGGGTACAACATCCGAACCAAAATACAAAGGCGCTTTAAAGTTTAAGGATGCTACTTTTAATGTAACCAAGCTGAATACTAAATTTACTTTAAAGAATGAAATTCTTAATGTAGACAACACTGGTTTTTCAATGAATAATTTTACTGTTTTAGATGCTAAGAATAATGCCTTGGTGCTTTCAGGAAAAATTAAAACGAAAAGTTTTATAAATCCAAAATTCGATTTAAAATTAAAAGCCAATAATTTCAGAATTTTAAACGCGACAAAAGAAGATAATGAAACCCTGTACGGTAAAGTTACTTTTAATGCAAATGCAACATTAACAGGAGATTTACAGATACCAAAATTAGATGCAAGTTTTACTTTAGGTAAAGACACCGATGTAACGTATGTAATGCCTTCTGCGTATGCAAATGTAGAAGAAAGAGACGGTGTTGTGGTTTTTGTAAATAGAGAAAATCCGAATGCAATTTTAACACAAACTGAAGAACAAACGGCAATTATTAGTGGTTTTGACATTTCTTCACAATTAAAAGTAAGTAAAGAAGCAATTGTAAATATTGTTATTAACGAAGATACCGGAGACAATTTTAAGGTTTCAGGTGATGGTGATTTCGTTTTTACGATGATACCCAACGGAAGAGTTTCTTTAACAGGGAGTTATGAGATTTCTGGAGGTCATTATGAATTAACCCTTTATAATTTAGTAAATAGAAAATTTTTATTGGCTCCTGGAGGAAGAATTTCTTGGTCTGGAGATCCTTTTGATGCGAAGTTAGACGTGAGCGCAATTTATAAATTAGAAACTTCTGCATCACCTCTAATGGCAGCACAAATTTCAGGAGAAGATGCATCCGTAAAAAATAAATACAAACAAGTGTTACCGTTTCAAGTATATTTAAATATCGATGGTGAATTATTACAACCTAAAATTTCTTTTGATTTAGACATGCCAGAAGAAGAACAAGGGGCAATTGGTGGGCAAGTATATGGTAGAGTACAACAAGTAAAACAACAAGAAGAAGAATTAAATAAACAAGTTTTTTCGTTATTGGTTTTAAATAGATTTTATCCAGATGCAGGTAGTGATGGTAGTTTTGGTGGGTTTGCATCTATTGCTAGAAATAATTTGAACGATGCAGTTTCAGGACAATTAAATGCCTTTTCTGATAAAATATTAGGAAATTCTGGCGTAAAGTTAGACTTCGGTTTAAATAGTTTTACAGATTATCAAGGAGATGCGCCTACCGACAGAACCCAATTAGATATCGCGGCACAGAAACAACTTTTTAATGAGCGATTAACGGTTAGAGTTGGTAGTGAAGTAGATATTCAAGGAAGCAATACAACAGGAGAACAAACACCTTTAATTGGTAATGTAAGCTTAGAGTACAAGATTACAGAAGATGGTAGATACCGTCTAAAAGGGTTTAGAAAAAGTGAATTTGAAAATGTTATTGATGGACAAACAATTGTAAGCGGAATTGGTTTGATTTTTACACAAGAGTTTAATGAATTTCATGAACTTTGGAATGCCTTGCTACGTTCTCGAAAAGAGAAAGAAAAAGAGGAGGTAAAGTCTGAAAATAAAAAACAGACAAAAGCAGCCTCTGAAAAATTAAAAAAGAAAACAAATTAA
- a CDS encoding BamA/TamA family outer membrane protein, giving the protein MKDYIKNIAFLSILCAFLYSCSIQKHIPEDERLYTGAKIEMEVDSTVKNASKLKQDLRTVLRPAPNSKFLGSYLGLYYYYKNQKENPNFINRWLYKKLGQKPVYQSDVNALEVQEILRNRLENYGFFYSSATSSFIEKEKKASVTYSLKVPAPYKMANYKIDSMVSPIYTVIKELTKETPFPKNMRFDLANLKLERQRLDLELKKKGYYNFNPSFLIFEADTNQYKNKKFDLFLKLKAKVPKIATVPYQIKKINIYPDFDLKDSLKAKKVRHKNKSYYQDSLFFKPAYLDEFITLKEGDLYNPITSKNTARRLSSIGVYKYVNIQYKELDSLQTDSLGVLEANIFLSPLTKRAVRAELQAVTKSNNFAGPKLALTYSNRNVFKGGETLNISTNIGYETQISSGDNLGLSSLELGLKSELIFPRVIAPFSFNEDFFEYSIPKTKTSLGITYLNRSKLYTLLSGSALFGYVWNANKYTTYELNPISVNYTRLSNTTEEFQQILEDNSFLKRSFEQQFISGLTFSFTYNEMLNSSKIHQFYINATLDVAGNSISLFGKQNTAGAPKEFLGLQYAQYAKADFDARYHYNFGKSNEQTIATRLFAGYGLAYGNSDVVPFVKQYFSGGPYSVRAFSTRSLGPGTYNENTATTQPNNTGNFFDKTGNIRLEANVEYRFPLFSFFKGAVFADAGNVWNSVANPDFGNDGKDKITSNFINELGMGAGFGLRVDVQGFVIRFDLAAPFHDPSLEEVKRWDFKIDEPVFNFAIGYSF; this is encoded by the coding sequence TTGAAAGATTATATAAAAAACATAGCTTTTTTGAGCATCTTGTGTGCATTTTTATACTCTTGTAGTATACAAAAACACATTCCTGAAGATGAGCGTTTGTATACGGGCGCAAAAATTGAAATGGAAGTAGATTCTACAGTAAAAAATGCAAGTAAATTAAAGCAAGACTTAAGAACTGTTTTAAGACCAGCACCTAATTCTAAATTTTTAGGAAGCTATCTAGGATTGTATTATTACTATAAAAATCAAAAAGAGAATCCGAATTTTATAAACAGATGGTTGTATAAGAAACTTGGGCAAAAACCTGTTTATCAATCTGATGTTAATGCGCTAGAAGTGCAAGAAATTTTAAGAAACAGGTTAGAAAATTATGGGTTTTTCTACAGCAGTGCAACTTCCTCATTCATAGAGAAAGAAAAAAAAGCTTCTGTAACTTACAGTTTAAAGGTTCCTGCGCCTTATAAGATGGCAAACTATAAAATAGACAGTATGGTTTCTCCAATTTATACTGTTATTAAAGAACTTACAAAAGAGACTCCTTTTCCTAAAAATATGAGATTTGATTTGGCTAATCTAAAGTTAGAACGCCAAAGATTAGATTTAGAATTAAAAAAGAAAGGATATTATAACTTCAATCCTAGTTTTTTAATTTTTGAAGCAGATACCAATCAATATAAAAATAAAAAATTTGACCTATTTTTAAAGTTAAAAGCAAAAGTACCAAAGATAGCAACTGTACCTTATCAAATTAAAAAAATAAATATATACCCAGATTTCGATTTAAAAGATTCTTTGAAAGCGAAAAAGGTCAGGCACAAAAATAAAAGTTATTATCAAGATTCTCTTTTCTTTAAACCAGCATATTTAGATGAATTTATAACCCTTAAAGAAGGTGATTTGTACAATCCTATTACTTCAAAAAATACAGCAAGACGTTTGTCTTCAATTGGTGTCTACAAATATGTAAACATACAGTATAAAGAATTAGATTCTTTACAAACAGATAGTTTAGGAGTTTTAGAAGCAAACATCTTTTTATCTCCGCTAACAAAACGTGCGGTTCGTGCAGAATTACAAGCAGTTACAAAATCGAATAATTTTGCAGGCCCTAAGCTCGCATTAACATACAGCAATAGAAATGTATTTAAAGGAGGAGAAACTTTAAATATAAGTACTAATATTGGTTATGAAACACAGATTTCTAGTGGTGATAATTTAGGATTAAGTAGTTTAGAATTGGGTTTAAAATCAGAGTTAATTTTTCCAAGAGTTATTGCGCCTTTTTCTTTTAATGAAGATTTTTTCGAATATTCCATTCCGAAAACCAAAACAAGTTTAGGAATTACGTATTTAAACAGAAGTAAATTGTATACGCTTTTATCTGGAAGTGCACTTTTTGGGTATGTTTGGAATGCGAATAAATATACAACGTACGAGCTGAATCCTATTTCTGTAAATTATACTAGGTTGTCTAATACAACAGAAGAATTTCAACAAATATTAGAAGACAATTCGTTTTTAAAAAGAAGTTTTGAGCAACAATTTATAAGCGGACTTACTTTTTCTTTTACCTATAATGAAATGCTGAATTCAAGTAAAATACATCAATTTTATATAAACGCTACTTTAGATGTTGCTGGTAATTCGATTAGTTTATTCGGAAAACAAAACACTGCAGGAGCGCCAAAAGAATTTTTAGGATTGCAATATGCACAATACGCTAAAGCAGATTTTGATGCGAGATACCATTACAATTTTGGCAAAAGTAATGAGCAAACAATTGCCACAAGATTGTTTGCTGGTTATGGTTTAGCGTATGGTAATTCGGATGTTGTGCCGTTTGTAAAACAATATTTTTCTGGCGGACCTTATAGTGTAAGAGCATTTAGCACTCGTTCTCTTGGACCTGGAACATATAATGAAAACACTGCGACAACGCAGCCAAACAATACTGGGAACTTTTTCGATAAAACAGGTAATATTCGGTTAGAGGCAAATGTAGAATATCGTTTTCCGTTATTTTCTTTTTTTAAAGGTGCTGTTTTTGCAGATGCAGGAAATGTATGGAACTCTGTTGCAAATCCAGATTTTGGAAATGATGGTAAAGATAAAATCACGTCAAACTTTATCAATGAATTAGGAATGGGTGCAGGTTTTGGTTTGCGAGTAGACGTGCAAGGTTTTGTAATTCGTTTTGATTTGGCAGCTCCTTTTCATGATCCTTCCTTAGAAGAAGTAAAAAGATGGGATTTTAAAATTGATGAACCTGTTTTTAATTTTGCAATTGGGTATTCGTTTTAG
- a CDS encoding Crp/Fnr family transcriptional regulator: protein MGKCEQCIVRKFNSLKHLSKEELLRMSACKTSKTIKKGEVLFEEGEHLNGVFCIKDGVCKVSKMSENGRNQIISLVQKGNLIGERSLVSDEVSNLKAVALNDMEICFIPREEIIRDLEKNNAFTMSVLKDMANSLKSADNLIVDMAQKTVKQRLAETLLHLHTKFNTDSEGNIDLHLSREDIANIIGTATESAIRLLSEFKKNKIIEFKGKEIKILDIAALEKIIHGF from the coding sequence ATGGGTAAATGTGAACAATGTATTGTTCGTAAATTTAATTCTCTAAAACATCTTTCTAAAGAAGAGTTGTTAAGAATGTCTGCTTGTAAAACTTCTAAAACTATAAAAAAAGGAGAAGTTCTTTTTGAAGAAGGAGAACATTTAAATGGGGTTTTTTGTATAAAAGATGGTGTTTGTAAAGTTTCTAAAATGAGTGAAAATGGAAGAAACCAAATTATTAGTCTTGTACAAAAAGGGAATTTAATAGGCGAAAGAAGTTTAGTTTCTGATGAAGTTTCAAACTTAAAAGCTGTTGCCTTAAATGATATGGAGATTTGTTTTATTCCTAGAGAAGAAATTATTAGAGATTTAGAAAAAAATAATGCTTTTACAATGAGTGTTTTAAAGGATATGGCAAATTCTTTAAAAAGCGCTGATAATCTTATTGTAGATATGGCTCAAAAAACCGTAAAACAGCGTTTGGCAGAAACGCTATTGCATTTACACACTAAATTTAATACAGATAGCGAAGGTAATATAGATCTTCATCTTTCTAGAGAAGATATTGCTAATATTATTGGTACCGCTACAGAATCTGCAATTCGTTTATTATCTGAATTTAAAAAGAATAAAATTATTGAATTTAAAGGCAAGGAAATTAAAATTTTAGATATAGCAGCTTTAGAAAAAATTATTCACGGTTTTTAA